The DNA region TGGAGTTTTTCCAGCGTGCGCGCAAGGTTGGTTACAGCGACCAGCGGTATGACTTCGGCCGCACCGCAGGCAACTTTTCGTACCGCAGGTGTCAGCGTTGCAGACTTGTCCTTGGGCACGATAACAGCCAGCGCACCGGCAGCATCGGCCGTACGCAGGCAGGCGCCCAGGTTGTGCGGATCGGTCACGCCGTCGAGCACCAGCAGCAAGGGCGGACCTTCGCTGCGGTCCAGCAGCTCGTCGAGCATCGCCTCACCCCAGACCTGGCTCGGGCTGACGTCGGCCACCACGCCTTGATGCACGCCATCGACCCAGGCGTCCATTTCGCGACGTTCGGCCTGACCGATAGTCACGCGATTCTCGCTCGCCAGCGCAACCAGCGTCTGCACGCGAGGGTCGTTACGACCCTCGGCCAGCCAGATATGCTTGACGCGTTTCGGATGGTGACGAAGCAACGCTTCTACAGCATGCACACCGTAGATTTTTTCCAGCTGACTCATGACTTGGCCTTGGGTTTACGAGCGCCACTGCTTTTTGCAGCTGGCGCGGAGCCCGTCTTCGACGAGCCTTTACGGTGCTTGCTGGCCGGCCTGTCCGATGAAGGCGCAGAGCCCGACCTGTCAGACTTTCCCGACGACGCCTTGCTACCACCCTTCGCGTCTGCCAAAAGAGCTTTCTTCAGCTCGCGACTTTTACGCACTTCGGCGTTTTTTGCCGCCGCATCGCTTGGGCGATACGCTTCGGGACTGCTCTCTTTGGTAGAGGCCGCACGGCGTCCGGACGACTTGGCAGGTGCCTTGTCCTTTTCAGCCGGTGCAGCAGCAGGTGGCGCAGTGTCATGACCACGACGCTTGCGCCCCACCGGAGTGGCAGCCGCTGCGGTCTCGGATATTTCGAAATCGATCTTGCGCTCGTCCAGATCGACCCGCATGACGCGCACTTCAACGGTGTCGCCCAGGCGGAAGTTACGCCCGGTACGCTCGCCGGCAAGGCGGTGATGCAGTGGATCGAAGTGGTAGTAGTCACCCGGCAGAGCGGTGACGTGGACCAGACCTTCGACATAGATGTCGGTCAGTTCGACGAACAGGCCAAAGCCGGTCACCGCCGTGATCACACCCGGGAAAGACTCGCCGACGCGATCTTTCATGTACTCGCACTTGAGCCAGTTGACCACGTCACGTGTGGCTTCGTCGGCCCGGCGCTCGCTCATCGAGCATTGTTCGCCCAACTGGTCGAGCAACGCGTCGTCGTACGGGTAGATGCGCGCCTTCGGAATCGTGGCAGCACCGGCACGACGAACGTGCGGCGTATCCTGCTTGGAGCGAATGACACTGCGGATCGCGCGATGGGTCAGCAGATCCGGGTAACGACGAATCGGCGACGTGAAGTGCGTATACGCTTCGTAATTCAGACCGAAGTGACCGTTGTTGTCCGAGCTATAGACCGCCTGACTCAACGAACGCAGCATCACGGTCTGGATCAGGTGGTAGTCGGGACGATCGCGAACGGTTTCAAGCAGCGCCTGATAATCCTTCGGTGTCGGACCTTCCTTGCCTTTGTGCAACGTCAGACCCAGCTCACCCAGGAATGCGCGCAGTTTTTCAAGGCGCTCTGGCGGCGGGCCGTCGTGGACGCGGTACAGCGCAGGAATTTCATGCTTCTTCAGGAACTGCGCGGTGGCCACGTTGGCGGCCAGCATGCACTCCTCGATCAGCTTGTGAGCATCGTTGCGAGT from Pseudomonas syringae includes:
- the rlmB gene encoding 23S rRNA (guanosine(2251)-2'-O)-methyltransferase RlmB: MSQLEKIYGVHAVEALLRHHPKRVKHIWLAEGRNDPRVQTLVALASENRVTIGQAERREMDAWVDGVHQGVVADVSPSQVWGEAMLDELLDRSEGPPLLLVLDGVTDPHNLGACLRTADAAGALAVIVPKDKSATLTPAVRKVACGAAEVIPLVAVTNLARTLEKLQQRGLWVVGTAGEAEVELYQQDLTGPTIIIMGAEGKGMRRLTREHCDYLVRLPMAGSVSSLNVSVATGVCLFEALRQRSAKRKPA